TCACGGACCATGATCCGGAGGTTATCGCCTGTTTGAAGTACCGCTCTTTTGAGCTCTATGGCTGGCATCCGGCTGAGATGCCGCCACCCGAGAGGCCTGCCGGGTATCCGGATGGCTGGCTCGACCCGTCTTTTGTTTCCTCAAAAATGTGCAAAGATGTTCCGGGCCCTCAAAAGCCGGCCGCTAAGATGTCGTATGAACATGGAAAACAAAATATCGATGATAATTTCATTGTCAATGCCCTGAGATCAATTATAGAGAATTTTGATGATCATTACGAGAAGGTTAGCCGACGGAAATTTCGCGAAATTGACGGAGACCATAGAATAGTTGCTCTCGGTTCAAGCGAAAATGGCACAGGTTTTTATGTTTTTGATGTTTATGACGATCAAATAAATTTCTGCAAATATGCTCCAAGTGTGCTTATGTTATTTTTCTATAAAAGTAAATATCTATATTTCATGCGAAATCCATTTGATTGCATGCCGTTGAAAAATTTAAGATCTAATGAAAATCCCAAAAATGGTAAAATATATCGCCGCCTTATGTTTGGAGAGACGCCGAGCGGCTCTTTTAGCACAGGGGACGCTTCTCTGGATGCAATGTTTTGTCGCGGAACGAAGGGCACGCCCTACTCCTTTGGAGTATGAGAGCCCGTCCGGAAGGTTATTGAATCCGGTGAATCCGTTGTGATTCTCTGCCGCGCCAGAGGAAACGGGAGCGGACAGAATGTGGACGACGGAAACCCGCCGGGTTTATGAACGGCCTGGCCTGAGATATCCGAGCGACCTGACGGATGAAGAATGGTCGCTTGTCGAGCCGCTGATCCCGCCCGCGAAGCGCGGCGGTCGGCAGCGCACGGTCGATGTCCGCGAGGTTCTGAACGGCGTAT
The DNA window shown above is from Tistrella mobilis and carries:
- a CDS encoding transposase gives rise to the protein MWTTETRRVYERPGLRYPSDLTDEEWSLVEPLIPPAKRGGRQRTVDVREVLNGV